One Halictus rubicundus isolate RS-2024b chromosome 10, iyHalRubi1_principal, whole genome shotgun sequence genomic window carries:
- the LOC143358034 gene encoding E3 ubiquitin-protein ligase KCMF1 isoform X1: protein MNRHEGVSCDSCLKGHFRGRRYKCLVCFDYDLCASCYEGGVSSTRHLTDHPMQCILTRSDFELYYGGEGVSIEQPQSLTCPYCTRMGFTETTLQEHVTADHPDTSFEVVCPVCASTPGGDPNSVTDDFAAHLSLEHRSGPRDLISFLDEPASSRHSGRRVQLHQSRVLSGPRPRRSMHFSSSGGLSPSSRDGIDPITELLSQLSGVRRGGGTGQSPSTPSQLQHLQMQLQMERQQFRAARQQLERLPPHTRRQTQAIGSVSGGGGTSGGPSTTLTNVVANSGSSNNNATNVANPSGVLSTNSQNYMFLLPRCITSTLSDLHLQNIERESANRSLFTRELIVSTLSQTLPELIQQESAAQTPVSSATTATTSPETPNANSSTVSTKKLSLTQEAKRDQATSKNVTQTSTQQSHTVQAAAADGVGTGVQTQGLPPPNSNNLATQNTPRVQTLMHSVLPPLVLREPLVSPVRTIRDPMATPTPAYHRVTGSSRRKPVRAVDGRNQSTEPPPPH from the exons ATGAATCGACATGAAG GGGTAAGCTGTGACTCTTGCTTAAAGGGTCATTTTCGGGGTCGCAGGTATAAGTGCCTAGTGTGCTTCGACTATGACTTATGTGCTAGCTGTTATGAAGGAGGTGTCAGCAGTACACGTCATCTCACCGATCATCCGATGCAATGTATACTTACTAGATCTGATTTTG AATTGTATTATGGTGGAGAGGGAGTGAGTATAGAGCAGCCACAGTCTTTAACTTGTCCCTATTGTACAAGAATGGGCTTCACCGAGACTACCTTGCAAGAGCATGTTACCGCAGATCATCCGGACACTTCTTTCGAAGTG GTTTGTCCTGTATGCGCATCCACTCCAGGAGGAGATCCTAATAGCGTGACTGATGATTTCGCGGCACATTTAAGTTTGGAGCATCGTAGTGGACCAAGGGACCTGATCTCTTTTCTAGACGAACCAGCTTCAAGTAGACATAGCGGTAGACGGGTACAACTGCATCAATCTAGAGTTCTTAGTGGGCCACGACCTCGCAG GTCCATGCATTTCAGTTCGTCCGGGGGATTGAGTCCGAGTAGTCGAGATGGTATAGATCCGATTACTGAGTTACTCTCTCAATTATCCGGTGTTCGTAGAGGTGGAGGAACTGGTCAGAGCCCATCAACACCCTCGCAATTACAACACTTGCAAATGCAGCTACAAATGGAGCGCCAACAATTTAGA GCTGCTAGGCAACAATTGGAGCGGTTACCTCCCCATACTAGGAGGCAGACACAGGCTATTGGTTCTGTGAGTGGTGGAGGAGGTACCAGTGGAGGTCCTTCTACAACTTTGACCAATGTGGTAGCAAATAGTGGGAGTAGTAATAATAATGCAACCAATGTGGCCAACCCGTCCGGCGTATTGTCTACCAATTCACAGAACTATATGTTTCTATTACCCAG ATGCATCACGAGTACTCTGTCTGACTTACATCTGCAGAACATTGAACGCGAGAGCGCGAACAGGAGCCTGTTCACGCGCGAATTAATCGTCAGTACTCTGTCACAAACATTGCCGGAGTTGATACAGCAGGAGTCCGCAGCGCAAACGCCAGTGTCGAGTGCAACTACTGCCACTACCAGTCCGGAAACGCCGAACGCCAACTCGTCAACCGTTTCTACGAAGAAATTAAGTTTAACTCAGGAGGCGAAAAGGGATCAAGCGACGAGTAAAAACGTAACGCAAACGTCTACACAACAATCGCATACTGTTCAGGCTGCTGCTGCTGACGGCGTGGGAACAGGTGTACAGACTCAAGGATTGCCGCCCCCGAACTCGAATAACCTCGCGACACAAAACACACCTAGGGTTCAAACACTGATGCATAGTGTATTACCGCCACTG GTACTGCGTGAACCATTGGTGTCACCAGTTAGAACTATCAGAGACCCGATGGCGACCCCGACACCAGCGTACCATAGAGTAACAGGTTCTTCGCGTAGGAAGCCGGTTAGGGCTGTAGATGGCAGAAACCAGTCTACGGAACCTCCGCCCCCACACTAA
- the LOC143358034 gene encoding E3 ubiquitin-protein ligase KCMF1 isoform X2 has product MNRHEGVSCDSCLKGHFRGRRYKCLVCFDYDLCASCYEGGVSSTRHLTDHPMQCILTRSDFELYYGGEGVSIEQPQSLTCPYCTRMGFTETTLQEHVTADHPDTSFEVVCPVCASTPGGDPNSVTDDFAAHLSLEHRSGPRDLISFLDEPASSRHSGRRVQLHQSRVLSGPRPRRGGGTGQSPSTPSQLQHLQMQLQMERQQFRAARQQLERLPPHTRRQTQAIGSVSGGGGTSGGPSTTLTNVVANSGSSNNNATNVANPSGVLSTNSQNYMFLLPRCITSTLSDLHLQNIERESANRSLFTRELIVSTLSQTLPELIQQESAAQTPVSSATTATTSPETPNANSSTVSTKKLSLTQEAKRDQATSKNVTQTSTQQSHTVQAAAADGVGTGVQTQGLPPPNSNNLATQNTPRVQTLMHSVLPPLVLREPLVSPVRTIRDPMATPTPAYHRVTGSSRRKPVRAVDGRNQSTEPPPPH; this is encoded by the exons ATGAATCGACATGAAG GGGTAAGCTGTGACTCTTGCTTAAAGGGTCATTTTCGGGGTCGCAGGTATAAGTGCCTAGTGTGCTTCGACTATGACTTATGTGCTAGCTGTTATGAAGGAGGTGTCAGCAGTACACGTCATCTCACCGATCATCCGATGCAATGTATACTTACTAGATCTGATTTTG AATTGTATTATGGTGGAGAGGGAGTGAGTATAGAGCAGCCACAGTCTTTAACTTGTCCCTATTGTACAAGAATGGGCTTCACCGAGACTACCTTGCAAGAGCATGTTACCGCAGATCATCCGGACACTTCTTTCGAAGTG GTTTGTCCTGTATGCGCATCCACTCCAGGAGGAGATCCTAATAGCGTGACTGATGATTTCGCGGCACATTTAAGTTTGGAGCATCGTAGTGGACCAAGGGACCTGATCTCTTTTCTAGACGAACCAGCTTCAAGTAGACATAGCGGTAGACGGGTACAACTGCATCAATCTAGAGTTCTTAGTGGGCCACGACCTCGCAG AGGTGGAGGAACTGGTCAGAGCCCATCAACACCCTCGCAATTACAACACTTGCAAATGCAGCTACAAATGGAGCGCCAACAATTTAGA GCTGCTAGGCAACAATTGGAGCGGTTACCTCCCCATACTAGGAGGCAGACACAGGCTATTGGTTCTGTGAGTGGTGGAGGAGGTACCAGTGGAGGTCCTTCTACAACTTTGACCAATGTGGTAGCAAATAGTGGGAGTAGTAATAATAATGCAACCAATGTGGCCAACCCGTCCGGCGTATTGTCTACCAATTCACAGAACTATATGTTTCTATTACCCAG ATGCATCACGAGTACTCTGTCTGACTTACATCTGCAGAACATTGAACGCGAGAGCGCGAACAGGAGCCTGTTCACGCGCGAATTAATCGTCAGTACTCTGTCACAAACATTGCCGGAGTTGATACAGCAGGAGTCCGCAGCGCAAACGCCAGTGTCGAGTGCAACTACTGCCACTACCAGTCCGGAAACGCCGAACGCCAACTCGTCAACCGTTTCTACGAAGAAATTAAGTTTAACTCAGGAGGCGAAAAGGGATCAAGCGACGAGTAAAAACGTAACGCAAACGTCTACACAACAATCGCATACTGTTCAGGCTGCTGCTGCTGACGGCGTGGGAACAGGTGTACAGACTCAAGGATTGCCGCCCCCGAACTCGAATAACCTCGCGACACAAAACACACCTAGGGTTCAAACACTGATGCATAGTGTATTACCGCCACTG GTACTGCGTGAACCATTGGTGTCACCAGTTAGAACTATCAGAGACCCGATGGCGACCCCGACACCAGCGTACCATAGAGTAACAGGTTCTTCGCGTAGGAAGCCGGTTAGGGCTGTAGATGGCAGAAACCAGTCTACGGAACCTCCGCCCCCACACTAA
- the Dhpr gene encoding dihydropteridine reductase: MIIVNVEIRQSGTPFTNFSESFSYDFVLFRIKSRKHPKPISRSCFSFIEQMANTVGRVLVYGGRGALGSVCVSTFKSNNWWVGSIDMKKNDQADVSIIVKPENSWQEQETDVLQQVTNILNGDKVDGVICVAGGWAGGNAAHSDYVKNSDLMWKQSVWSSVIASSIAAHHLKEGGFLSLTGAKPALNGTPGMIGYGMAKAAVHHLTKSLASEESGLPKDSLVTAILPVTLDTPMNRKWMSNADTSAWTPLEFVAELFWKWSQGQDRPTNGSLLQLITRENKTKLVPV; this comes from the exons ATGATCATAGTTAATGTCGAGATCCGGCAATCCGGCACTCCTTTCACGAACTTTTCCGAGAGTTTCTCGTATGACTTCGTATTATTCCGTATAAAATCGCGCAAACACCCGAAACCTATATCGCGAAGTTGTTTCTCATTTATTGAACAAATGGCGAATACAGTAGGACGCGTTCTCGTATACGGCGGTAGAGGAGCCTTAGGCTCTGTTTGTGTCTCGACATTTAAATCAAATAATTGG TGGGTTGGGTCCATTGATATGAAAAAAAATGATCAGGCAGATGTAAGCATAATTGTAAAACCTGAAAACTCCTGGCAGGAACAG GAAACTGATGTTCTCCAGCAAGTCACCAATATTTTAAATGGGGATAAAGTAGATGGTGTGATTTGCGTAGCTGGAGGATGGGCTGGTGGAAATGCTGCCCATTCTGATTATGTAAAGAATAGTGATCTCATGTGGAAGCAGAGTGTATGGAGCTCAGTCATCGCTAGCAGTATCGCTGCCCATCATTTAAAAGAAGGAGGTTTCCTTTCATTGACTGGTGCCAAACCTGCATTAAACGGCACACCGG GAATGATCGGCTATGGAATGGCCAAAGCAGCCGTTCACCATCTGACAAAGTCTTTGGCATCTGAAGAGAGTGGCCTGCCAAAGGATTCTTTAGTGACTGCTATTTTACCTGTAACTTTGGACACACCTATGAATAGAAAGTGGATGTCCAATGCTGATACCAGTGCTTGGACTCCTCTCGAATTTGTGGCAGA ACTATTCTGGAAATGGTCACAGGGACAAGACCGTCCTACTAATGGCAGTCTTCTACAACTGATTACTCGAGAGAACAAAACGAAATTGGTTCCAGTGTAA
- the Atpsyne gene encoding ATP synthase, subunit E codes for MSSVEVGSQPVRVSPLIKFSRWSFLLLGVVWGSYHQRRFSKKEAQLREKELAEKPMRDAKLAEERKRAQEAEKKMLDDLVSGKL; via the exons ATGTCGTCCGTGGAAGTTGGTTCGCAACCTGTCCGGGTATCTCCTCTTATTAAA TTCAGTCGATGGAGTTTTCTATTGCTTGGAGTTGTTTGGGGATCTTACCATCAACGCAGGTTCAGCAAAAAGGAAGCACAACTTCGTGAGAAAGAATTGGCTGAGAAGCCTATGCGAGATGCAAAACTAGCTGAAGAAAGGAAGCGTGCTCAAGAAG CTGAAAAGAAAATGTTGGACGATCTCGTTTCAGGGAAACTgtaa
- the LOC143358033 gene encoding WD repeat-containing protein 91, which yields MSHIQYVDELVKEYLLFRGFSQTLKAFDNDLKAEKEKGFRVDKIVDQLMQYVYNYDLTSLRELWGHLDTKMFSRLESHFTPAVRKLENAVLKMYLVNAALNNKQDRIQEFFMKMTPELQGHSEWKEWFALPFVKNPEDNPAYSVHFSRQWQDTMLLSLHNFLATIFQCMPLPTLLTIDEDTNKLKRLQEENEALRQRLSDSVKIDNIMDVNPGPAPQHPPIMDDFYIIAQESPLLENPKTLRNLIRNIGGGSSPILSRKSAASSRKTTEPEAVSTKRTNTKGKLSSISKSDTVTKRSISCDSRLTSSRKRDSSIDAVAERKAKDKIDSTYILLSQEEYTEHKTSIIQCKSNASGSYVATGDADGIIKVWTPIPSPKTVTTYISATANSNKAITALDWISKNERYFLHGDNNGLIQLHDTRDCKTLWDIQHENSRIITLLCNPTESTFVCSVSDSIEGRLLLYDIKTRKLERTLPLEQNVTALCSAFNHNGQLLITGLSNGNILIHDLRRNEIIDNISCHSSPVIDIELINDYTNICTQSEDGKLCQRSLNHSGKILWETKIKVEKNTVHGKLFTFDQSGNYMLLCTQTGGNIYKMPPGAQAKVLELGGHKGTLCCDWSTANQSGTCITGGAEGKVRVSTLLSP from the exons ATGTCTCATATCCAGTATGTAGACGAATTGGTCAAGGAATACTTACTTTTTAGAGGTTTTAGTCAAACTTTAAAAGCTTTCGATAATGACTTAAAAGCTGAGAAGGAGAAAGGCTTTCGG GTAGACAAGATTGTGGATCAATTGATGCAATATGTGTACAATTATGACTTAACATCTTTGAGAGAATTATGGGGGCACTTGgatacaaaaatgttttctcgGCTGGAGAGCCATTTTACACCAGCTGTGAGAAAATTGGAAAAtgctgttttaaaaatgtatttggtAAACGCAGCATTGAATAATAAGCAGGATCgaattcaagaattttttatgaaaatgacaCCAGAACTGCAGGGCCATTCGGAATGGAAGGAATGGTTCG CATTACCATTCGTTAAAAATCCAGAAGACAATCCAGCATACTCTGTACATTTTAGTAGACAGTGGCAAGACACTATGTTACTATCCCTACACAATTTCCTTGCTACTATTTTCCAA tgtATGCCACTACCAACGCTACTCACTATAGACGAAGatacaaataaattaaaacgCTTGCAAGAGGAGAATGAAGCCCTCAGGCAACGATTAAGCGATTCGGTTAAGATCGATAATATAATGGATGTAAATCCAGGACCAGCTCCTCAGCATCCGCCTATTATGgacgatttttatataatagcACA AGAATCTCCTTTATTAGAAAACCCCAAGACTCTAAGGAACCTGATACGAAATATAGGTGGAGGTTCTAGTCCCATTTTAAGTAGAAAATCTGCAGCAAGTTCAAGGAAGACGACCGAACCCGAGGCAGTATCTACGAAACGAACGAACACCAAGGGGAAATTGAGTTCAATCAGTAAGTCTGATACTGTTACCAAAAGAAGCATTAGCTGTGATTCAAGATTAACTAGCTCTAGAAAAAGAGACTCGTCCATCGACGCGGTGGCCGAAAGGAAGGCTAAAGATAAAATTGATTCCACTTATATTCTTCTTAGCCAG GAGGAGTATACGGAGCATAAAACATCGATAATCCAATGTAAAAGTAATGCGAGCGGTTCGTACGTCGCTACGGGCGATGCTGATGGTATTATTAAAGTCTGGACTCCGATACCGTCACCAAA GACTGTTACTACATATATCTCTGCTACAGCGAACTCGAACAAAGCTATAACAGCGCTAGACTGGATCTCAAAGAACGAACGTTATTTTTTACACGGTGATAACAATGGTTTAATCCAGTTGCACGATACTCGCGACTGTAAAACTTTGTGGGATATTCAACACGAGAACTCACGAATCATAACTCTGCTCTGCAATCCGACCGAATCCACGTTCGTGTGTTCCGTATCGGATTCGATCGAAGGGAGACTTTTGTTATACGATATTAAAACGAGAAAATTGGAGAGAACGTTACCATTGGAACAAAACGTAACCGCGTTATGCTCTGCGTTTAATCACAACGGTCAACTTCTTATCACAGGGTTATCTAACGGAAATATTTTGATTCACGATTTGAGACGGAACGAAATTATTGATAATATTAGTTGTCATTCAAGCCCAGTCATCGATATAGAATTAATTAACGATTATACGAACATTTGCACGCAAAGCGAAGACGGCAAATTATGTCAAAGAAGTTTGAATCACTCGGGAAAGATCCTTTGGGAGACGAAGATCAAAGTGGAGAAAAATACAGTCCATGGAAAACTGTTTACTTTCGACCAAAGCGGTAATTATATGCTACTCTGTACACAAACCGGAGGAAATATATACAAG ATGCCACCAGGTGCACAAGCCAAAGTCTTAGAATTGGGTGGTCATAAAGGCACACTCTGTTGCGATTGGTCTACCGCCAATCAATCCGGAACTTGCATAACTGGTGGTGCTGAAGGAAAAGTCCGAGTATCGACGTTGCTTTCACCATGA
- the Spt3 gene encoding transcription initiation protein Spt3 — protein MAESTFAKSASESQFIRNEPVNYTTEIRQMMHGFGDSSEPLMESARIVEEVVLQQMRTIVKKACEVSERRGISKKGTNICAEDLIFLLRKDKVKLQRLIKYLELKDYKSSLNKTIDSDMPEDILNGESAENSKNKGPFHSFLNQIDNTGELFEDASTVDEIKQQRCVRAEIMTRSMDEARYLKFSKARNASFANKNRHKFSDWLSPESEITITKQGYTILGYLAYETVAQIVDLSLLVRQDQNKIYGDAIDRLRLSYVNPYTYKPYYHGKVAVTKPISPAEIIEALRRFWSPQLDMTGPFDRWSMRKPHLKLLAC, from the exons ATGGCTGAATCAACGTTCGCGAAATCGGCGAGCGAATCACAGTTTATTCGAAACGAACCTGTGAATTACACTACCG AAATTCGACAAATGATGCATGGTTTCGGAGATAGTAGCGAGCCTCTAATGGAATCTGCAAGAATTGTTGAGGAAGTAGTTTTACAACAAATGAGGACGATCGTAAAAAAAGCGTGCGAAGTTTCCGAAAGACGAGGAATTTCAAAAAAGGGCACCAACATCTGTGCGGAAGATCTAATCTTTTTGTTACGCAAAGATAAAGTGAAGTTACAGCGACTTATAAAATATTTAG AATTAAAAGATTACAAATCTTCTTTGAACAAAACTATAGATAGCGATATGCCCGAGGATATTCTAAACGGTGAAAGTgcagaaaattccaaaaataaaGGACCATTTCATAGTTTTTTAAATCAAATTGACAACACCGGTGAACTCTTTGAAGACGCATCCACCGTGGACGAGATTAAACAACAGAGATGCGTTCGTGCTGAAATAATGACACGATCCATGGATGAAGCTAGATACTTAAAATTCAGTAAGGCCCGGAACGCGtcgtttgcaaataaaaatagacATAAATTTAGCGACTGGCTGTCACCAGAAA GTGAGATAACAATAACAAAACAAGGATACACAATTCTGGGATATTTAGCATACGAAACGGTAGCACAAATTGTAGATTTATCATTGTTGGTAAGGCAGgaccaaaataaaatttatggAGATGCTATAGATCGACTCAGACTCAGTTATGTGAATCCATACACTTATAAGCCATACTACCATGGCAAG GTTGCTGTAACAAAACCAATATCACCCGCGGAAATTATCGAAGCTCTCAGGAGGTTCTGGTCTCCGCAATTAGATATGACAGGCCCGTTCGATCGTTGGTCAATGAGGAAACCACATTTAAAACTTCTCGCCTGTTAA
- the LOC143358011 gene encoding uncharacterized protein LOC143358011 yields MMPIPNLFCLLCKRTFDISSCINIFCTALPRNGELLANFISKVLRATLSELNDSYVCSQCYKMFEMLEQAQKTVLNIRCEILKIYCAGQRRKTMKQLINNDAILNARTVLEENKLDLNGKNLQPFPIKELVKQQCIKNKVTDHVSNLVDSINIETTSTENIRTYDNNNSQNNVKKRQILKNGTSCHSLSLINDNNIYNIDSSEVNICTVKLHTGERSCFSSVNSGSKLKSLKESNPLLSDNKLQVQNITESIESKCKKIDENALEINESTGCSTALKAKKAKVPAKSEKASKLKPKSFTCSTCGTKWNTSAELKIHVKTHASLKPYMCEKCGQAYKRKHALEVHVGMHNGINPFQCNFCNKCFSQKVALIRHLPMHTGETPYQCELCGKRFIHHTSYNMHKLSHSGKKSYKCHICDLSFLSTSHLKRHTRAHSGEKPYSCTLCGKRFTQRYNLLAHQKIHNPFENKTKKAHADGNSDLKNSCTGSSVEPESNDLSRNVDAEDMMHEKWIQMNHSKSEQIDTQTKLVLLQNPLPEIDESSFAVTFDNQRESTNYNASLQVITQSSDTSIFNKNLSSFDKTACGQSLNDVTY; encoded by the exons ATGATGCCGATACCTAATTTATTTTGTCTACTATGCAAGAGGACTTTCGACATTTCGTCctgtataaatatattttgtacagCTCTCCCTCGCAACGGAGAATTATTAGCGAATTTCATATCAAAAGTGTTGCGTGCAACTCTTTCAGAATTAAATGATTCGTATGTCTGTTCTCAATGCTATAAAATGTTCGAAATGCTAGAACAAGCTCAGAAAACTGTTCTAAATATACGTTGTGAAATTTTAAAGATATACTGTGCTGGTCAGAGAAGAAAAACTATGAAACAATTGATAAACAACGATGCAATATTGAATGCAAGAACAGTTTTAGAAGAAAACAAATTAGACTTGAATGGGAAAAATTTACAACCTTTCCCAATCAAAGAACTGGTTAAACAACAATGTATCAAAAACAAAGTAACAGACCATGTATCGAATCTAGTTGATAGTATTAATATTGAAACAACAAGCACGGAGAATATTAGAActtatgataataataatagtcaGAATAATGTGAAGAAgagacaaattttaaaaaatggtacaAGTTGTCATTCACTATCATTGATTAATgacaacaatatatataatattgatTCTTCAGAAG TGAATATATGTACAGTAAAATTGCATACAGGGGAAAGAAGCTGTTTTTCCTCTGTGAATTCTGGGAGCAAATTAAAGAGTTTAAAAGAATCCAATCCTTTACTTTCTGACAATAAGTTGCAAGTACAAAACATTACAGAGTCCATCGAATCgaaatgtaaaaaaattgatgaaaatgcATTAGAGATAAATGAAAGTACTGGATGCTCAACTG CATTGAAAGCTAAGAAAGCAAAAGTTCCTGCAAAATCAGAGAAAGCTTCAAAACTCAAGCCAAAATCATTTACATGTTCCACTTGTGGAACGAAATGGAATACATCAGCTGAATTGAAAATACATGTAAAAACTCATGCTTCATTAAAACCCTATATGTGTGAAAAATGTGGTCAGGCATACAAACGCAAACATGCATTGGAAGTACATGTAGGAATGCATAATGGAATTAATCCATTCCAATGCAATTTCTGTAACAAGTGCTTCTCACAGAAAGTAGCACTTATAAGACACTTGCCAATGCACACTGGTGAAACCCCTTATCAGTGTGAGTTATGTGGCAAAAGGTTTATACATCATACGTCTTATAATATGCATAAACTGTCGCACAGTGGAAAGAAATCTTATAAATGCCAT ATTTGCGACTTGTCCTTCCTCTCAACATCCCATTTGAAGAGACATACGCGAGCTCATAGTGGTGAAAAACCATACAGCTGTACATTGTGTGGAAAACGTTTTACGCAACGATATAATTTACTTGCACACCAGAAGATTCATAACCCGTTCGAAAATAAAACGAAGAAAGCTCATGCGGACGGTAACTCTGATCTTAAAAACTCGTGCACAGGCTCTTCGGTTGAACCAGAATCAAACGATTTATCGAGGAACGTAGATGCCGAGGATATGATGCATGAAAAGTGGATTCAAATGAATCATTCGAAATCAGAACAAATCGATACACAAACGAAGcttgtacttttacaaaatcctcTGCCCGAAATCGACGAGAGTTCCTTCGCAGTCACGTTCGACAATCAGAGGGAGAGTACAAATTATAATGCAAGTTTGCAAGTAATTACACAATCATCGGATACttcgatttttaataaaaatctcTCCTCATTTGATAAAACGGCATGTGGCCAATCGTTGAATGACGTTACATATTAA
- the LOC143358012 gene encoding uncharacterized protein LOC143358012: protein MAARTVTKLTLLEQLNIPTIDLHVLPYDEASPPLLLLTGPSAVKKMSLAQHVVQTLSKKIKYCPWYTTKELGDSKLERQSYIFANREEFNDMSRRGEFLAIQEMLGNSYGFHHNQIASLISEKKIGITQMDLHAAIQMCRRYSNAKPILVLTKSEKIHRSWIKEKFDVYTCIKESTECSPKESKSMNGESIESEGTVIHEDEDDSSNDAENFQEEAESKNVACIHESSSSLPRVFSKKSDEEIEEKKYIKFEGEQLTDTKFIDPSFSSTLDKENDLRVILDKGLTVEEDEVLKRKRHQAKLMQRRSTLLHRELYTPDNLSESGSSEETLFDQFLMETRNPEYLKEMYTDLVIKTRTMYLKHHVNNPGFFCLVLLTDEYKLAFNRLINIIYKSYTGYSTEQPKFFTETEHFSQVAIPAMVNTVTEEIRQSLSSSKLQTKTWLRTYGVTSFKKLMPSQMSRDSKKCRDANDD from the exons ATGGCGGCCCGCACTGTAACGAAACTAACTTTATTAGAACAATTAAATATACCTACAATTGATCTCCATGTTCTACCATATGATGAAGCAAGCCCACCATTATTACTACTTACCGGCCCATCAGCAGTAAAAAAAATGTCTTTAGCACAACACGTTGTTCAAACACTTTCAAAAAAG ATAAAGTACTGCCCATGGTACACCACAAAAGAATTAGGCGACAGTAAACTAGAACGGCAGTCGTACATTTTTGCAAATAGGGAAGAATTTAACGATATGTCTCGCCGCGGAGAATTTCTAGCGATTCAAGAAATGTTAGGAAACAGTTATGGGTTTC ATCACAATCAAATCGCTTCGTTAATATCTGAAAAGAAAATTGGTATTACACAAATGGATTTGCATGCAGCTATACAAATGTGTAGACGGTACTCCAATGCTAAGCCGATTCTTGTGTTGACGAAAAGCGAGAAAATTCATCGCAGTTGGATTAAGGAGAAGTTTGATGTATATACATGTATTAAGGAAAGTACAGAATGTTCACCAAAGGAAAGCAAAAGTATGAACGGGGAGAGTATAGAATCCGAGGGAACTGTGATACACGAAGATGAAGATGATTCGAGTAAT GATGCAGAAAACTTTCAAGAAGAAGCAGAAAGCAAAAATGTAGCTTGTATACATGAAAGTAGTTCATCATTACCAAGAGTCTTTTCAAAGAAAAGTGatgaagaaattgaagagaaaaaATATATCAAATTTGAAGGAGAACAATTAACTGATACAAAATTCATTGACCCATCGTTTAGTTCTACATTAGATAAAGAAAACGATTTGAGG GTAATTTTGGATAAAGGATTGACCGTAGAAGAAGACGAAGTTTTAAAACGAAAAAGGCATCAAGCAAAACTGATGCAGCGTAGGAGTACATTATTACATCGAGAATTATATACCCCAGATAATCTAAGCGAATCAGGGTCAAGCGAAGAAACATTATTCGATCAA TTCCTAATGGAAACAAGAAATCCAGAATACTTGAAGGAAATGTACACTGATCTTGTAATAAAAACAAGAACAATGTACTTGAAGCACCATGTAAATAATCCAGGATTTTTTTGTTTAGTG TTGTTGACAGACGAATATAAGCTGGCCTTTAATAGACTgatcaatattatttataaatcgTATACAGGCTACTCCACTGAGCAACCTAAATTTTTTACTGAAACTGAACACTTTTCACAAGTTGCTATTCCTGCAATGGTAAATACTGTAACTGAAGAAATAAGACA aTCACTCTCGTCGTCAAAACTGCAAACAAAAACGTGGTTAAGAACTTACGGTGTTacatcatttaaaaaattgatgccTAGTCAAATGTCCCGCGATTCAAAGAAATGTCGCGACGCCAATGATGATTAA
- the LOC143358163 gene encoding uncharacterized protein LOC143358163, producing MSRMITLTSSPSIVLDQMPVPTSIGAVHCATESSWGSYAVDANAWDDDRAPVVQLRNLKEVMFDDFEFCGFLTDRLIGIGSSFLAKSPENGLYVLNKFVMRNMVLC from the exons ATGTCGAGAATGATCACATTGACA TCTAGTCCATCGATTGTACTTGATCAAATGCCAGTACCAACAAGTATAGGTGCAGTGCATTGTGCAACCGAAAGCAGTTGGGGTAGTTATGCTGTAGACGCGAATGCATGGGATGATGATAGAGCACCTGTTGTACAGTTGAGAAATCTTAAAGAAGTGATGTTCGATGATTTTGAATTCTGTGGCTTTCTAACAGATAGACTGATAGGAATTGGATCTTCATTCTTGGCTAAGTCCCCGGAAAACGGCCTTTACGTACTAAACAAATTCGTTATGAGGAACATGGTACTTTGTTAG